The Strix aluco isolate bStrAlu1 chromosome 34, bStrAlu1.hap1, whole genome shotgun sequence genomic interval cagtgggactGGGTGCAGCTTCAGCAAACTCTCCagcaacaccgagctgtgtggtgcggtctccatgctggagggaagggatgtgccatccagagggacctggacaggctggagagctgggcctgtgcaaacctcatgaagttcaacatgtccaagtgcaaggtcctgcttATAGTTCAggccaatcccaagcacaaatacaggctggatgatgagtggattgagagcagccctgcggagaaggactttgAGGGAAAACTGGCTGTGAGACAGCCatgtgcactcacagctcagaaagccaactgtatcctgggctgcattaagagaagggtggccagcaggtcaagggaggggattcttcccttCTACTATGTTCTTGTGTGACCCCATCCatagtactgtgtccagttctgggggcccccaacatcagaagaacacagacctgctcaagcaggtccagaagaggccatgaagatgatcagggtgctggaacACATCCCCTGTgatgacaggctgagacagttgggggtgttcagcctggagaagagaaggctctggggaggccttataacagccttccagtacttcaagggggtctacaggaaagctggggagggactctttatcagggagtggagggataggacaaggggtaaaggttttcaactgaaagaggggagattaagattagatattaggaagaaaccttttaatttgtgtgtggtcagaaactggaacaggttgccttcTCGCTGGAacggttcaaggccaggttggatggggcctttagcaacctggtctaggggaaggtgtccctgaccaatAATCTTTAAGGTTCTTTCTAACCCAAGCCATTCCATGAGTGAAAGATTTTATGATTATTCTcgacttcccatcagcagacaatGTCCAGCCACCTCCTGGGAGGTAAGAATTCGGTACATGCTTTGGAAGAATAATATCTTAATAATGAAGGTCACGCCCTCCTCTCGGcactcctttctctcagctgttattgctgagcatgatgccatatgctgtggaatatgcctttggtcaattcaggtcagctgtcccatttATGACCCCCTCACAGACACTTGCCCACCCGGAGGGTACCAGCTTCTGGGTGGggggttggagagacagccttcctGTAGTACGAACACTGCTGAGTAACAGCCAAACCACTGGAGTGTGATCAACACCGTTGGAGCCATGAGTACGAAGCAGAGCAGGATAGGGGCTGCTATGGGGGAAGTtcactccatcccagccagagccagtaccGTGGGGTTGAGGGGTCTCTTCTGACCTGTGTTACTCTGTGATTCAATGAATCTTTCCCTTGGAGAGCTCTCTGAAGACAGGatagacagaggaagaagaaaaaagagagaagcagaaatagaGATACGAAATACACCAGTATAAATACAGCAGTTCCTCAGAGGAATGTTTCTCTACTCCAAACCTTGGCAGGAAATCCATCAGATAAATCTGATGAAACAAGCTGACTTCTATCTGCTCAGGGACTGGGTGATGTTTGGGTACAGCATCATGTGGTCATTGTGTCTCAGAACTCCTAATCCAGCAGGAAGCCAATGGCTGTGAAGGGGGCTGTGAGGTCACTTGTGCCTGTGGAGGTGATAGGCCACAACAGGACCATGGCTGAGAAAGGGTCTGTGAGGTCACAGCTGGTAGGTCAGCTCTTGACTCAGGGCTGGGAGAGGACCTTTTAAGGTCCCGTCTCCCAGCACCTCTGCCAGGCCAGCAGAAGGCACCCAGCTGGCACATGGACTGTGAGATCCCCTCTGCCCAAGGGCCCAGGCTCACTCCAGGAAGGGGGCTTAGATTTGGGTTGTTGTGTCTCTTCTGCCTGTGAACATgacaggagagcagcaggcacAGGGCTTGGCTGTGTCTACCCGAGAAGCTGTAcagccagcagccctgggagatCTTGGTGAGGCGGCTTCTGTCTGGTTGGgtgaaaggccacaagaaggcGGAGGGGTTGGGTTCCCTGCTTGAAGGGTTGTTTCCCAGAGGGTTGTAGGAAACAGCAGGAGACAAAAACATTGTCACACAGTGCAGCTTGGAAGGTGGAGACTGGGCATGTGGAGGAAGAAATGTCACTCCAAGGGTTGTGCTGTGGCACAAGAAGTCATCCAGAATGTGGATGAGATCAGTCCATGTCTCTGTGCTTCCAGGATCAcagtgtgagtgtggccagatgtcagtgaaggtgtggaaatgccaGGGGGAGACAAGGTGAGGAAGCGAGGTGGGTGTCTACGGCCTGAagggaaacaggagcagctgtgGACAGCATAGGACAACCTGTGGTGGAGATGGCAAAGGGCACTGGCAAGGCTGGGAGTCAGCAAGAGAACCCAAGTCTTTGTGCCCTTGGGTACAGCCATCGTCTCTGCCACCAAGGCCTATGAGGGGACATGTTGTCCAAAGGCTTTCAGGGGGGCTCATTGCCCCCTTGCACACCCCCCATAGGGCTGGGGACTGTCATACCATTGTTCTTCACTCAGCATCAcccaccccacatcccactgTCCCtcgaagagccctgagcaatgcgTGAAGGACACGAtctgccttcccaggggctgggggtcagggcttggcctttctgcttcatcagACAAACTCCATGTTTTCCTAGCATTAGAGCTGCCTGCACTtccctttgcctacctgcaatcatGGCCTCCAATTATCTGTCCTAATGAATCTTTGGGGAGGCTTTGCTGGTCATGGTCCTCAGTGGGACTCCATGATGCTTCAAGGTacttcaggttttgctttttatatcaagCCTTGAGAGGTTCGAGTAATCTCCTCTCAGTACCTGAGGGTCAAATACACCATGggcttattaaaataaaacaagccctAAGGAGCCATGTCTCTTCCTGTacttttcttcaagtcttcaagaCTTGTACAGAAAATTGGAGCAGTTTCCTCGTGTAGTTATGGATGAGCATTTCAAAGAGTTTCaaataaaatgaggttttattttcaagggtgtattttgttacttttcaGTGTAGAGAAGAGGTGATGTCAGCATTCTCCAATAGATACTGATGCAGGGTCTCTCCTAAGGACGTCTGGACAGGTGGAAAATCAGTTCCTTGAGGTCTGACACAGAATGCACAACCTTCCCCCGCACCTCCCCAACCCCAACATTTCTCTTATTGGCCTCCTGGGACTTTTCCttacatcagacttctccactacaggctgcagctggaggttagAGCCCCTTTGCACCAGCTCCCACCTGCTTTCcttagagaactggctgcacatGGACACAGATTCTTTTTCCTAACTGTGAGCAAAGAAGAGTAAAGCAAGCTAAAGTTTCATGAGGAGTAAACTATTGCTATTGAAAGCCAGGCAAAGTTTTACCTCCCTGGTGTCAAAGATGCAAGTGCATCCGCGAGAGGTAtctgaatgaacaaagagtaaGGGGAGGGTAAATGCAGAGAATAATGGAAGGGCCCTTGCCTAGACAGTCTGCATCTGAAAAAGTGACTTTAGAAATTGTCATTGTATCCTGGACAGTTGCAAATACGTGAAAGATCAGAGAAATTAAGTATGTGGTCTAACACTCTACTTAGGTGACATTTCTGGGCTCCTAAAAGAGAGAAACATGTCCAAACGCAGTCAGCATGGACTtcccaagggtaaatcatgcctcaCCCACCTGACTGACTTCTTGATGAAGTAACTGCTCCTGTGAATGAGGGAAGAACAGTGGGTGTCATGTATCTTCACCTCTGGAAGACTTTGGACATGGTCTTCCTCAATATTCTTGTACCCAAGTTAGGCCAATCCAGTCTGGATGGGTTGACAAAAAGATGGGTAAAACACCAATTGGATGATGAGGCTGAGAGCGCAGTGAAGAAGGGGTCATACCCTACCTGGAGGCCAATGGGACATATTTGGTCATGGTGGGGCAGCACAGGGGACTCTCCTGGGACCTGGGCAGTTTAGCACTATTAAATGATAGAGATATTCATAGAATCCTAGACTCATAGACCAGCCCAGGTTAGAAGGCACCTCAacaggtcatctggtccaaattTTTGTGCAAAAGGGAGCCTACATGAGATTATCTAGCGccttcagtgatggggactccatcacatCCCTTGGGGAGTTtcttccagtgaatgattgttctcactctGTTGGACTATCTCCAGTCTGTCCACGTCTTTCGttaattgtggggaccagaactggacacagtactccaggtggagcctgacaagcgctgagcagagtgggatgatcCAGTCCCTGTGTCTGCTAGTGATGCCCTtgaggatgcagcccaggagcctgTTTGCCGTTGGTGCTGCAGCggtgcactgctggctcatcttcagcttgCTGTCCCCCAGGAACAGGTCCTTTTCAGCAAGGCTGCTTCCAGCCACGCAGATCAAGGCTTGTACTGGTGTCCTTGGTTATTCCCACCCAAGGGCAGGACTTTGCTAAACTTCAGGCTAAAcccctttgttaaacttcatctTGTTCTTGCGGGAccattcttccagcctgtccaggtctctctgtgaGGCGGCTCTGCCTTCTGATGTGTCCACCTCACCACCCTCTGTGCTGTCATCAGCAAACATTGTGAGGGTGATTTCAACCCCGTCCTCCAGAGAATTgaggaagatgttgaacagggTGAAATCCAGTATCTTTTCCTGGGCGATGTATCTTTTACAGGCTTCCAGCCTTAGTAAAAAtcattgatcaccaccctctgagtgcagcctgttaGCCAATTTCCTACCCACCTCCAGTGTGTATCTTGCCCATTTGTCCAGGAGAAATCTGTAGGAAGCAGCCTTTCTGAaatccaggtaaacaacatccactgctctcctcatGCTGACAGGAGATTTATGTTGTGATCAGGTTAGATTGGCACGATTTGACCTTGGTAAATCTGTGCTGGATTTTCCCAATCAACCCCTCCATTTGATTTGCGATAACTGAAAGGTTCCCTTGTTCAACCCACAGACACCTTTATTGCCCCTTCTCCCCACGGCCATGCTGCTTTGGAAGCTCCCCTGGCATCCAACCCCTGCCCAGACCCAGCTGTGTCCCATGTTGGTCTTTGCAGACAGCCTTGTTCCAGGGTCTGCTGGGGTCTGGGCCAGGAgagaggctgggcagggctggaaGTTCCCCCCATCCAGGcactgagaacagcaggaggatggagatggtCTCACAGAAAGCCTCACTCATAACCCTGggtgagcagccagtgctggaaatggcTGATGAGAGAGGCTGGGGGGTGATGAAGGTCCTGGGCCACCTTCCTGGTCTGTCCATGCCACCAAGGGCACAgaccagcctcttctctcctgcacctGAGTGTCTTCAATCCCTTccacaagccctggctctgcactACAAATGCCCTGGTGAGTGTCCTCACCCTGTGTGGTCACAAAGTGCGAGTTATATGCTGATGGTTTTCTCTCATTGGCActttccagcccagcccagctccctccaagcCCTCCCACCTCCCTcgccctctctcttcctctatccCCAGGAAAGCCCAGTCTGGGCCGGTCCCAAGGCAGTGCCCactgcagggtgctctgggcactcaccccgcagcctcagcccctctgaagggcacagcagctcctcggggACAGGGAGGAGTCATCCCCAGAGATGGGAGGCACCCATGGCACAAGGAGAAGGAGGTCAGGGGCACCCTGCATgtcctgctctcctctccagcagatCCTGAATGGTTTGGTGCTCCTCCGTTCCATCCCCTTTCCCCAGATCAGTGCAAGATCCCTGAGCTGGTGCAAccagaaaagtgttttcattccACATACACTCCTGTTGTGGTAAGGATGGATGTAAGACAAAGAAATCATGggttcatttattttgcttaaatacACAGAGGACCTGTCTTCTCCTTTAGACAATGGCCCTGGGCCATACAAGACAGGTGGATACTGATGTAGGAGGGAAAGAATAATCTAATTTCTTTATAGATCATCATCAGGaatgtataaagaaaaataaccatataacaaaggaaagaaatgtttagGTTGTCATAACATACGCTGGGAGCTATTTGCAGAGAAAGTTTGACAGTCTATGGCTGATGACAAACGTCCAATCAGTTTCTTCAGGGCATCCTTGAgttcctggttcctcatgctgtagatgagggggttcactgctggaggcaccactgagtacagaaatgaaaCCACTAGGTTCAGAAGTGGGGAGGATatggaggggggcttcaggtggGCAACCATAACAGTGCTGATGAAGAGGGAGACCACAaacaggtgagggaggcacgtggaaaaggctttgtggcGTCCCTGAttagaggggatcctcagcacggccctgaagatctgcacataggacaccacaatgaaaacaaaacatccaaaacctAAACAGGCACTAACCATGATAAGCCAATCTTCCCTGAGGTAGGtctgtgagcaggagagcttgaggatctgggagatttcacagaagaactggtccagagcattgccttggcagaggggtagtgaaaatgtgttggctgtgtgcagcacagcatagagaaacccagtgccccaggcagctgctgccatgtggacacaagctctgctgcccaggagggtcccgtagtgcaggggtttgcagatggcaacgtagcggtcgtaggacatgagagtgagaaggaaatactctcctgaagcaaagaaatagaagaaaaagacctGTGTGGCACATCCATAGTAGGAAATTGCCCttttgtcccagagggaattgtccatggctttggggagagtggtggagatggagcccaggtcgaggagggagaggttgaggaggaagaagtacatgggtgTGTGCAGGTGgcggtcacaggcgatggcggtgatgatgaggccgttgcccaggagggcagccagggagatgcccaggaag includes:
- the LOC141917125 gene encoding olfactory receptor 14A16-like: MSNGSSITEFLLLAFADTRELQLLHFWLFLGISLAALLGNGLIITAIACDRHLHTPMYFFLLNLSLLDLGSISTTLPKAMDNSLWDKRAISYYGCATQVFFFYFFASGEYFLLTLMSYDRYVAICKPLHYGTLLGSRACVHMAAAAWGTGFLYAVLHTANTFSLPLCQGNALDQFFCEISQILKLSCSQTYLREDWLIMVSACLGFGCFVFIVVSYVQIFRAVLRIPSNQGRHKAFSTCLPHLFVVSLFISTVMVAHLKPPSISSPLLNLVVSFLYSVVPPAVNPLIYSMRNQELKDALKKLIGRLSSAIDCQTFSANSSQRPLSKGEDRSSVYLSKINEPMISLSYIHPYHNRSWALPWDRPRLGFPGDRGRERAREVGGLGGSWAGLESANERKPSAYNSHFVTTQGEDTHQGICSAEPGLVEGIEDTQVQERRGWLEACKRYIAQEKILDFTLFNIFLNSLEDGVEITLTMFADDSTEGGEVDTSEGRAASQRDLDRLEEWSRKNKMKFNKGV